The sequence TCGCGACGGCTCTGACCTGGCACGATGCCTGGCACGATCCTCCGTGCCGGGAGCGGTCCTAGACCACGGATCGGTGCGTCCGATTCCAGCAATTCCGCCAGTTCTCAGTCAGGCGTTGAATTCCCAAGCTGAGAATGCGGGTTCGATTCCCGTCATCCGCTCCAGATCCTCTCCCCTAGTCAGAGTCACTTTCACCGCTCAGCTTCTTCGTCCGGCCGGCTTGCTGATGTACGACCGATGTACGACCGCCCTCATCTGGCGGGGCTGACGGCTTCATCGAGTCGGTATCGGTATCTGGTGAGGGCGCGCCGTCAACAGCTAGTTGACCGTCCGCGGTCGTGACCGGCACCTGAGGTCGATGGTCGTCCGATCGCTCATGTCGCTGCTGAGGCCGGAATTGCCCGCTCCACTGTGACCAAATGGGTGCAGCGCTATCGCCTGGACGGTCCCGAAGCGTTGGTTGATCGGTCCAGTGCCCCACACAGGCGCCCGTCGCGGCTTGCGGTCGAGGTGATCGAGCTGATCGATGCCTGGCGACGCGATCACAAGTGGTCGGCCCGCAGGATCACGGCCGAACTCGCCGACCAGGGCCACCACCACAGTGTCCGCACGATCGACCGGTGGCTGAAGCGCCCCAGGTTTGATGCCGCATCCTTTTGAGTTGGAAGGATGTATGTCATGCCGAAGAAGATCGATCCCGCCCTCCGTGACCGGGCGGTGCGGCTGGTGCGTGAGCACCGGTCGGAGTATCCGTCGTTGACGGCCGCGTCAGCGGCCGTTGCCCGCCAGGTCGGCGTCGGCCACGAGTCCGTGCGCCGGTGGGTGCTGCAAGCCGATATCGACGACGGCACCCGCGACGGGATCACCAGCGTCGAGCATGCCGAGATCAAGCGGCTCAAAGCCGAGAACAGTCGTCTGCGTGAGGATGTCGCGATCCTGCGCGCGGCGACGACTTTCTTCGCGGGGGAACTCGACCCCCGCAACCGTTGATGCTGGGTTTCATCGACACGATGAGAGCGGAAGGTCACGCGGTCGAGTCGATCATCCGGGTCCTGCGTGAGCAGGGCGTGAAGATCGCCGCGCGCACCTATCGAGCCCACCGGCAAGGCGTCGTCGCAGCGCGGACGATCACGGACGCGCAAGTCCACGACGCGGTCCGAGCGGCCGCGTGGACGACTGTTGAGATCGCGGGCCGGCCGCTGAGGAAGCTGACGCCGGAGGGCCTTTACGGGCGACGAAAGATGACCGCGCTGATCCGGCGCACCACGATCCCGGGCGCGTCGCGAGGCGCGGTCGACCGGGCCATGCGCGCCCTCGGCCTGTCGGGAATCCGCCGCGACAAAGGCATCCGCACCACGATCCCCGCCAAAGACGGGATCCGTGCCGGCGACCTGCTGAACCGCGACTTCACCGCGCCGCGCCCGGATCACACCTGGGTGATGGACTTCACCTACTGCCGCACCTGGGCCGGATGGGTCTACGTCGCGTTCATCGTCGACGTCTACTCGCAACGCATCGTCGCCTGGCATGCGCAGACCACCAAGCACGTCGAGCTGGTCATGATCCCGCTGCGCATGGCGCTCTGGGAACGAGCGCGTGACGGGCACCCGGTCCAGCCGAAGCAGCTGCGGGCACATTCGGACGCCGGGTCTCAATACGTCTCGCTGGCCTACACCGACAAGCTCGCGCTCGACGGCATCGCACCCTCGATCGGGTCCGTCGGCGACGCGTTCGACAACGCCCTCATGGAGACCATCAACGGGCTCTACAAAGCCGAGTGCATCCGCACGACGGTGTTCCACGACGGACCGTATCGGACGATCGCGGACGTCGAGTTCGCGACCGCCGGCTGGGTCGACTGGTACAACACTCGTAGGCTTCACTCGAGCCTCGGCTACGTCCCACCCGCCGAGTTCGAGCACGCCCACTACGCAGCCCTCACCCGAGAGCCGCAACCCGCATAGGAGCGGCAAGAAACCTGGGTCGCTTCAGGCTGGCCCGGCTCGGGATCTCACGGCGCCGAGACCTCGACCCGATCGGGGAGAACAACCGCGAACCGCAGAAGATCACCGCACGGTTCCCTGGGCACATGATCCACCTGGACGTGAAGAAGGTCGGCACGATCCCCGACGGGGGCGGCTGGCGAATCCACGGCCGCGGCAGCACCCGGGCACTAGCCGGCAAACGCGCCCACAAACAGCGGGTCGGCTACACCTATCTCCATACCGCGATCGACGGCTACTCCCGCCTGGCCTACACCGAAGCCCTGGACAACGAGACCGCCACAACCAGGATCGGCTTCTTCTGCCGCGCTCGGGCGTTCTTCACCGCCCATGGCATCACCCGACTGGTCCGAGTAGTGACCGACAACGGCGCGAACTACCGCGCCAGAACCTTCGTTCGGACCGTGACCGCCCACGCGGCGCGACACCAACGGACCGGCCCCTACACGCCCAGACACAACGGGAAAGTCGAGCGCTACCAGCGCCTCCTGACCGAGGAATGCCTCTACGCCCACGCCTTCGAATCCGAGACCGAACGACGCCAAGCGATCAGCACCTGGGTCCACCACTACAACTACCATCGACCCCACACCGCCTGCGCCGATCAGCCCCCGGCCACCCGAGTCCACACACATGTCACCAACGTCATGCCCTCATACACCAGGGCGGACAGTGCTGAAGCTAAGGCGGTAATGAGGACAGGATCCAACTTAACCTCCAGTGTCGGGGTTGCCTGCTCTTGGCGCCAGCGGATCGATCCGCGTCGGGATTCCACCAGCGTACGGGGCCGACACCACGCTCGTGTACGGCGACGTGCACGAGATCGGTCAAGAAGCAAGCAGGATCGGCAATAGGTAACCAGCGTGACCACAGGGATCAGCTGACCCGAATCGCGCTGAATCGCCTTCCCAAGCTGAGCATGCGGGTTCGATTCCCGTCATCCGCTCCACACCGTCCCCGACCAGAGGAACTTGAGCGTTCTCCGGTCCGCCTCACTTGGTGATCTGAGCGGCCAACTGCACCGCAGACACTGGCAAGTTTACTGGAGTGCGTCACATTACGGTTGGCCTGTACGGCCCGGAGGGGGCTCGGAGCGGGCCGAATCGCTTCGCAGCCACCGCAAGCCCGAATGAGTTCCTGACTGGGTCTGGCAGTTTGTCGAGGACCTCGTTCGTGTAAGTCAGTGTGGGTTTCAAGTTGACATTCTTCCCATGAAGGTTGATAGCGTCCTGTAGCTCAGGAGCGATGCTTTCAAGCTGCCGGTACAGCCACTTGCCTTCGCGTACCGCCAGTCCCGTGGGCTTGATTGTCGAGCGTGCGAAATCAGCTCGTTGAATTGCCCACATCAACTGGAAGGCTGCGTCAACGAAGTGGTTGTGCTCATCCTGGGTAAGCACCCTCGTTCGAACCCTTGCGCGTTGCCGATCGTATGTCGTGCGGATACTGCCTGGGCATCAATGAGAGCGTTCAACGCCTGAGCCGCCTGGGTGTTGCGTTTCGTACGGTAGTTGGACACGCTAGTCGAAACAGCGGCAATGGCAGATGCAACTGATGTGAGTAAGGCGAGAAATGAGAAAAGCACCGGGTCCATTAGTGCTCCAACATCAGGGGGCGGGGTATCAGTCTGAACACTTCCAGCTGCCTTGTAAAGGGTTATTCGGAAAGTTGCCTGTGCTCTACTTCAAACAGTCTGAACCCATCGCATCGGACCCTGTCAGGGCAGTTCCTCAAGACTCCATCTTGCCGACTGAAAGAGGGAGGCGGGCTGGTTCGATACCCGCTACCGATTCGCTCGAATCGGTCATCGGTGGTCCGTTACCATCCCCCGAGCAATGACCACATATGCCGCCGCGCCTCAGTCAGGTCGACCGGGTGCCCGGCAAGTCGCGTCAACAGGTCCTCCAAGTCCCAGGTGCTGAGCCTGGCGTACCGCGCGGAGTAGATGCCGACCCGGCGAATGCCGAAGTGGTCGGAACGGTCGAACAGGGCGTAGCCGATGAGCTGGTGGAGGTCGGAGGCAGGCAGCTTGTCCCGGCGATCACCGGTGCGCCGATCGACGTCACCGAGTCGGGTCTTGATGTCGAGCAGCAGATCACCGCAGATCAGGTCGGCATCGGCCGCGCAGAACTGAGACCCCTCGAACTCCGGGCCGAGGACCACCTGATCATGATCAACTTTCGGCAGCAGTGCCGCACTCGCCAGCTCGAGCATCTCGACACTTTGGCGTACCCCGTCGGCCGGGGCCAGTGACAACAGGGCATCCACGCTGAACCCGGACATCCCGAGCCGGGTCAGTGCCGAATCGGGACGCGGGCCGGCCCGGTAGACCTCGGTGCACAACGCCAGTGCCCAGCATGCCCGGGCGAGCAGCGGCCGGTCCCCGGACAGCGCCGCATCGGTGGCCACCAGCCCGACCTCGCGGATGACCATCCGGGCCGCAGTGGAGAAGGCGATCGCCGCGATCACCGGGAAGTCGTCCGGTTCGACCAGGTACCGCAGGGCGAAATCGACACCGGCACCGAGAGTCCCCGGGTTCGCGCTGCCCGCAGGTACGAGCAGTGGCCCGCTGTCGCGCAGATGCTCCGACTGCACCTGCCGCAAGCCGACCGCGAGCTCGGCGTCGAACCACTCGCGCAGAGGTGATCGCCGGTCCGCCAGGGCGCGGGTCAGGCTGGAGTACCGGTACGACAAAGATCATCACCTCCGGGGCATTGCGTCGCTCGGTCCAGTATGCGGCCAGCTGATCCGACGAGGGGGTGAGTGATTGCAGTGCCGCCTGCCGTGCGGACAGCCGGGGCGTTTCCACGAGAAGCGGTGAAAACCCTCAATAAGATCCGCAGATGATGTGCGATAGTGCTCAACATGGCGCAGTTGCGGATTTCGGATGCAGCCGGCTTCCTGGCCGTCAGTGACGACACCGTTCGCCGGTGGATCGCCTCCGGGCAACTGGCGGCGATCACCGACACGGCCGGCCGGAAGGTGGTCGACGGCAGGGTGCTGGCCGACTTCGCGCGCACGCATGCCGCTCAGGTCCCATCCCCACCAGGTGCCCCCAGTTCCGCCAGGAACCGCTTCGTCGGACTGGTCACCAAGGTCACCGCCGACACCGTGATGGCGCAGGTGGAACTGCAGTGCGGGCCCTACCGGGTCGTCTCACTGATGAGCAGCGAGGCGGTCGAGGAGTTGGGCCTGGAAGTCGGCAGCGTCGCCGTGGCAGTGATCAAGTCGACCAATGTCGTGGTCGA comes from Naumannella halotolerans and encodes:
- a CDS encoding IS3 family transposase (programmed frameshift), producing the protein MPKKIDPALRDRAVRLVREHRSEYPSLTAASAAVARQVGVGHESVRRWVLQADIDDGTRDGITSVEHAEIKRLKAENSRLREDVAILRAATNFLRGGTRPPQPLMLGFIDTMRAEGHAVESIIRVLREQGVKIAARTYRAHRQGVVAARTITDAQVHDAVRAAAWTTVEIAGRPLRKLTPEGLYGRRKMTALIRRTTIPGASRGAVDRAMRALGLSGIRRDKGIRTTIPAKDGIRAGDLLNRDFTAPRPDHTWVMDFTYCRTWAGWVYVAFIVDVYSQRIVAWHAQTTKHVELVMIPLRMALWERARDGHPVQPKQLRAHSDAGSQYVSLAYTDKLALDGIAPSIGSVGDAFDNALMETINGLYKAECIRTTVFHDGPYRTIADVEFATAGWVDWYNTRRLHSSLGYVPPAEFEHAHYAALTREPQPA
- a CDS encoding TOBE domain-containing protein, which encodes MAQLRISDAAGFLAVSDDTVRRWIASGQLAAITDTAGRKVVDGRVLADFARTHAAQVPSPPGAPSSARNRFVGLVTKVTADTVMAQVELQCGPYRVVSLMSSEAVEELGLEVGSVAVAVIKSTNVVVELAEG